One region of Mucilaginibacter sp. 14171R-50 genomic DNA includes:
- a CDS encoding MBL fold metallo-hydrolase, with protein sequence MEIFALGEGSYSVDATKKFIPFNPETDSKRDRPGSLFIHVNPFLIKTATDLIVLDAGLGYKDTRDELLLHQHIRNAGFDPDDVTLVLMSHLHYDHSGGLVVERNGQLEPSFPQAKHVIQRREFEFALSGASSSYHKEIFEALRDKADIDFVEDSGEYQPGIKFELSAGHSKFHQVFWIDIEGQKVFFGGDELPEPEQLIRKFVAKYDYDGNRAAGLRIQYGQKAAAEGYTCLFYHARATPIGTVSYRDEQFVVTPA encoded by the coding sequence ATGGAAATTTTTGCTTTGGGCGAGGGCTCATACTCAGTTGATGCTACCAAAAAATTCATTCCCTTTAACCCCGAAACGGATAGCAAGAGGGACCGCCCGGGCTCATTGTTCATTCATGTCAATCCTTTCCTGATAAAAACCGCTACCGATCTCATCGTACTTGACGCCGGCCTTGGCTATAAGGACACCCGCGACGAACTGTTGCTGCATCAGCATATCCGCAACGCAGGTTTCGACCCTGACGATGTTACCCTGGTGCTCATGTCGCACCTGCATTATGATCACTCGGGCGGGTTGGTGGTTGAGCGTAACGGCCAACTGGAACCAAGCTTCCCGCAAGCTAAACATGTTATCCAACGCCGGGAGTTTGAATTTGCCTTAAGCGGCGCATCCTCATCATACCATAAAGAAATTTTTGAAGCGTTGAGGGATAAAGCCGATATTGATTTTGTTGAAGACAGCGGGGAGTACCAACCCGGTATTAAATTTGAGCTATCTGCCGGCCACAGTAAGTTTCACCAGGTGTTTTGGATAGATATTGAAGGACAAAAAGTATTTTTTGGAGGCGATGAACTCCCCGAACCCGAGCAACTGATAAGAAAGTTTGTAGCTAAATACGATTATGATGGCAACCGCGCCGCGGGACTGCGTATACAATACGGACAAAAAGCCGCAGCCGAAGGTTATACCTGTTTATTTTATCATGCACGGGCGACACCAATAGGAACTGTTAGTTACCGCGACGAACAGTTTGTAGTTACGCCGGCTTAA
- a CDS encoding BlaI/MecI/CopY family transcriptional regulator produces MDLKPTESELEILQVIWKKGKCSVRDVHEELAKNKDSGYTTTLKLMQIMHEKGLVERDTTAKSHLYTALITREAAQQGALDKILSTVFKGSTSDLVIQALGQHRASKDEIDAIKDYLKQFGDGE; encoded by the coding sequence ATGGATTTGAAACCGACGGAAAGCGAACTGGAAATATTGCAGGTGATATGGAAAAAGGGGAAGTGCAGCGTACGCGATGTACACGAGGAGCTTGCCAAAAATAAGGACTCGGGCTATACAACCACACTTAAGCTAATGCAGATAATGCACGAGAAAGGCTTGGTTGAGCGCGATACGACGGCTAAAAGCCATTTGTATACGGCTTTGATAACCCGCGAAGCGGCTCAACAGGGCGCATTGGATAAAATTTTGTCGACAGTGTTTAAGGGCTCTACATCCGACCTGGTGATACAGGCACTGGGCCAGCACCGGGCTTCAAAAGATGAAATAGACGCGATAAAAGATTATTTGAAACAGTTTGGTGATGGTGA